One window from the genome of Cellulosilyticum sp. I15G10I2 encodes:
- a CDS encoding LacI family DNA-binding transcriptional regulator: MENDSLYLALKNKLCESIYRGVYQDGENIPPERTLSENLGVSRVTVRKALTLLEKDGIIERVQGSGTLVKLKQTGYKGTLDIIALLAPATNPFFAAFIDDFQKNADKNDSLVLFMQNPKHSNVEDSLFKLFQKNIRNVVVWLEDLQVDYELIRRLRGLGMNIVFFDMSEPSPYADCVLLDNQDAIKMLCQSLIQKGAVELTYVGWDNLQLSSVRERERAFKTFSGGCAKVFHVPRKERDSIQRLMGEITEQIKAEKIWQNAFICGDGDLGVALKKAFLVQGIRSDLIASVDDSEEAKLLTLSVYRQSFQELSQKVYECLLKQNRKAKAWKAKVYAVKGELIER, translated from the coding sequence ATGGAAAATGACAGTCTTTATTTAGCTTTAAAAAATAAACTTTGCGAAAGCATTTATAGAGGCGTTTATCAAGATGGGGAGAATATTCCGCCAGAACGTACATTATCAGAAAACCTTGGTGTAAGTCGTGTGACTGTACGTAAAGCGCTCACCTTATTAGAAAAAGACGGCATTATCGAAAGAGTGCAAGGAAGCGGTACACTTGTTAAGCTCAAACAGACAGGTTATAAAGGAACTTTAGATATTATAGCATTACTCGCACCTGCGACCAATCCTTTCTTTGCAGCTTTTATAGATGATTTTCAAAAAAATGCAGATAAAAATGATTCCTTAGTTCTTTTTATGCAAAATCCAAAACACTCAAATGTAGAAGACAGTCTTTTTAAACTTTTTCAAAAGAATATACGTAATGTTGTAGTGTGGCTAGAGGATTTACAGGTAGATTATGAACTTATTAGAAGGCTTCGTGGGCTTGGTATGAACATTGTTTTTTTTGATATGAGTGAACCATCGCCTTATGCTGATTGCGTACTGCTTGATAATCAAGATGCCATTAAGATGCTTTGTCAGAGTCTTATCCAAAAAGGGGCCGTAGAGCTGACTTATGTAGGGTGGGATAACCTTCAGCTTTCAAGTGTGAGAGAAAGAGAGCGAGCATTTAAAACATTTTCGGGAGGCTGTGCAAAGGTATTTCATGTACCACGGAAAGAACGAGACTCTATTCAAAGACTTATGGGAGAAATTACAGAGCAGATTAAAGCAGAAAAGATATGGCAAAATGCCTTTATATGCGGAGACGGGGATCTAGGTGTTGCACTAAAAAAAGCTTTTTTAGTGCAAGGTATCAGAAGTGACCTTATAGCATCAGTTGATGATTCAGAAGAGGCGAAGCTTCTTACACTAAGTGTTTACCGACAATCATTCCAAGAGCTTTCCCAGAAGGTTTATGAGTGTCTTTTAAAACAAAATAGAAAAGCTAAGGCATGGAAAGCGAAGGTTTATGCTGTAAAAGGAGAATTAATAGAGAGGTGA
- a CDS encoding sedoheptulokinase, which produces MNRGLAIGIDIGTTTICMIVLDAATGEILKTLTKQNDAGIKGQYAWEKLQDASVIMAQIEQMLLEVHTHYADIMCIGLTGQMHGIVYIDEKGMAVSPLFTWQDGRGNLEYQKGLSYADHLSQITGYKLAAGFGAVTHFYNTINKQVPAAAKNLCTIMDYAAMRLSNAAKPVIHPSNAASIGLFDIKRNQFNTQAIDAAGLDKTFFPAVSKSIQLMEATTLNTPISVGIGDNQASFIGAVKSSEDCLLVNIGTSSQLSVYSGYFKESSKLETRPLIDQDFILVGAPLCGGRAYALLEHFFREIVELATGKEASNLYDIMEKLAYSFETIEEPLEIATQFCGTRDNPSLRGTIGRLGTENFTAKHFTIGVLQGMAGELYELYLAAQKELDVLPKTLVGSGNGLRMNKPLQQMIAKVFNREVKIPAHKEEASYGAALFALVGTGAFESLKEAQGLIRYL; this is translated from the coding sequence ATGAATAGGGGACTTGCAATAGGAATAGATATTGGTACAACAACCATTTGTATGATTGTATTAGATGCTGCAACGGGCGAAATCTTAAAAACGTTGACCAAACAGAATGATGCTGGGATAAAAGGTCAATATGCTTGGGAAAAGCTCCAAGATGCATCAGTTATTATGGCGCAGATAGAGCAAATGCTCTTGGAAGTTCATACGCACTATGCAGATATTATGTGCATAGGATTAACAGGGCAGATGCATGGTATTGTTTATATTGATGAAAAGGGGATGGCAGTAAGTCCGCTTTTTACTTGGCAAGACGGCAGAGGTAATCTTGAATATCAGAAAGGGCTAAGTTACGCGGATCATTTATCTCAAATAACAGGGTATAAGTTGGCGGCAGGATTTGGGGCGGTTACGCACTTTTATAATACGATTAATAAACAAGTGCCTGCAGCAGCCAAAAATCTTTGTACCATTATGGATTATGCTGCAATGAGACTTTCTAATGCAGCAAAGCCTGTAATACACCCCTCAAACGCTGCAAGTATTGGCTTATTCGATATAAAAAGGAATCAATTTAATACTCAGGCTATTGATGCTGCTGGGTTAGATAAAACTTTCTTCCCAGCTGTTTCAAAGAGTATACAACTTATGGAGGCAACTACACTGAATACGCCTATTAGTGTTGGGATAGGAGATAATCAAGCAAGTTTTATAGGTGCTGTAAAAAGTAGTGAGGATTGTCTGCTTGTAAACATTGGGACATCAAGTCAGCTTTCAGTTTATAGTGGTTATTTTAAAGAAAGCTCTAAGCTCGAAACTAGACCGCTTATAGATCAAGACTTTATTTTAGTAGGTGCCCCTTTATGCGGAGGCAGGGCTTATGCATTACTGGAGCATTTTTTTAGAGAAATCGTTGAGTTAGCAACAGGCAAAGAAGCTTCCAATCTATATGATATTATGGAAAAGTTAGCATATAGTTTTGAAACAATAGAAGAACCACTTGAAATAGCAACGCAGTTTTGCGGTACTCGAGATAATCCGAGCTTAAGAGGGACAATTGGGCGTCTTGGGACTGAGAATTTTACAGCCAAGCATTTTACTATAGGCGTACTTCAAGGTATGGCAGGTGAACTTTATGAATTGTATTTGGCAGCACAAAAAGAACTAGATGTGCTTCCAAAAACTTTGGTGGGTTCGGGGAATGGGCTGCGTATGAATAAGCCTTTGCAACAGATGATTGCAAAGGTCTTTAATAGAGAAGTTAAAATACCAGCTCATAAGGAAGAAGCAAGTTATGGGGCAGCACTTTTTGCACTTGTAGGTACTGGGGCTTTTGAGAGCTTGAAAGAGGCACAAGGGCTTATCCGTTATCTATAG
- a CDS encoding aldose 1-epimerase family protein, with translation MPKIYDQEIRKQELLKKVGNIRQVAAITPYEMSEGRAKGIKAFDVSTGGGLDFTVLESKCLDLLNMKFKGINLGFLSKPGVSGPEYFNPVQGEFLRYFQGGMLYTCGLSNIGIACEDMGDTHSIHGRISHTPAEWVSVVSRWEDEEYVMKISGEMREAAHFKENLVLKREIATKLGSKAVQIRDVVENEGQEAQPVMLLYHFNFGYPLLDENTRVVVPEHKLIPRTEIAKENRDEFENISGPIDQFSEHVFYIESVADDTCNTYAALINDRLDLGVYVKYNVEQLPILVEWKSMASGDYALGLEPGNHYLEGRDVERNNGTLKTLAPFDKMIFEVEIGVLEGKVEIDTFVEKIKGLK, from the coding sequence ATGCCTAAAATATATGATCAAGAAATCCGAAAGCAAGAGCTATTAAAGAAAGTGGGAAATATCAGGCAAGTTGCAGCTATAACGCCCTATGAAATGAGCGAGGGCAGGGCCAAGGGGATTAAAGCTTTTGATGTTTCAACAGGCGGGGGATTAGACTTTACTGTACTTGAAAGTAAGTGTCTAGATCTTTTGAACATGAAGTTTAAAGGTATTAATCTTGGATTTTTATCAAAACCGGGTGTAAGCGGGCCCGAATATTTTAATCCTGTCCAGGGTGAATTTTTAAGATATTTTCAAGGGGGGATGCTTTATACTTGTGGACTCTCAAATATTGGTATTGCCTGTGAGGACATGGGAGATACACATAGTATTCATGGACGCATCTCTCATACACCTGCTGAATGGGTTAGTGTTGTCTCTCGGTGGGAAGACGAGGAATATGTAATGAAGATCTCCGGTGAAATGCGGGAGGCGGCTCATTTTAAAGAAAACCTTGTTTTAAAAAGAGAGATAGCAACCAAACTTGGTTCAAAAGCTGTACAGATCCGAGATGTTGTAGAAAACGAAGGACAAGAAGCGCAGCCTGTTATGCTTTTATATCATTTTAATTTTGGGTATCCGCTACTTGATGAAAATACGCGAGTGGTTGTACCAGAACATAAACTCATACCGCGAACCGAGATAGCAAAAGAAAATAGGGATGAGTTTGAAAACATAAGTGGGCCTATTGATCAGTTTAGTGAGCATGTATTTTATATAGAAAGTGTAGCTGATGACACCTGTAATACCTATGCTGCACTTATTAATGACAGACTAGATTTAGGTGTCTATGTAAAGTATAATGTAGAGCAGCTCCCTATCCTTGTGGAATGGAAGTCTATGGCTTCGGGAGATTATGCACTTGGCCTTGAGCCAGGCAATCATTATTTAGAAGGAAGAGATGTAGAAAGAAACAATGGCACACTAAAGACCTTAGCCCCTTTTGACAAGATGATATTTGAGGTAGAAATAGGCGTGTTGGAGGGAAAAGTGGAGATTGATACTTTTGTGGAAAAAATAAAAGGGTTAAAGTAA
- a CDS encoding YczE/YyaS/YitT family protein yields MMKRVTMAFMGVLITGICVGVFRFAALGTDPFTILVTGIGNLTRLSYGNAFIIVTGILLLGVVILDRHYIGIATLFNLVGIGYIADFTLQALQTMIVDDSLWIRIGILAADLILLCFASSLYFTANLGVSAYDAAALILTDKTKIPFRLCRISTDVLCVIIGCIFQAKVGVGTLMTAFFMGPIIQWFNTYVSEPFLYGKDRNKSLEIG; encoded by the coding sequence ATGATGAAGCGTGTCACTATGGCTTTTATGGGAGTACTAATAACGGGTATTTGTGTTGGCGTATTCAGATTTGCTGCATTAGGAACAGATCCGTTTACAATTTTGGTGACAGGTATAGGAAATTTAACGCGGCTGAGTTATGGTAATGCTTTTATTATTGTTACAGGCATTTTGCTTTTGGGCGTAGTTATACTTGATAGACATTATATAGGGATTGCAACACTATTTAATTTGGTTGGGATAGGCTATATTGCAGATTTTACACTACAAGCGCTACAAACGATGATTGTAGATGACTCTTTATGGATTCGTATAGGGATTTTAGCTGCAGACTTAATTTTATTGTGTTTTGCATCATCATTATATTTTACAGCTAACCTGGGTGTATCTGCCTATGATGCAGCGGCATTAATATTAACAGATAAAACTAAGATACCTTTTCGACTATGCCGTATCAGTACGGATGTACTGTGTGTGATAATTGGCTGTATATTCCAGGCTAAAGTTGGAGTGGGTACCCTTATGACTGCATTTTTTATGGGACCTATTATCCAGTGGTTTAACACCTATGTATCAGAACCTTTTTTATATGGCAAAGATAGAAATAAGAGTTTAGAAATAGGGTAG
- the recD2 gene encoding SF1B family DNA helicase RecD2, with protein MESLRGVVERITYANEETGYSVIKVKAKGYMDLITVVGSMATVNVGAVITLKGFWASNPKYGRQFDAKEWEESLPASIYGIEKYLSSGLIKGIGPIYAKKIVNLFKEETLEIIEEAPDRIIEVSGIGKKRVEMIKKAWKDQKEIKNVMIFLQSYGISTAFGSRIYKVYGNKSIEVIKENPYKLADDVYGIGFKTADGLAAKLGIDMNSFKRCRAGLFFTLSQLSEEGHCYATTEQLVTKCVEILEIEEAKIVMSIDYLIGKKELIKEEPDRVYLPPFYYSESGVARRLKQIMQGNTHKKVKNSSEVIALLEKEDNITYDAIQREAIRQAETSKVMVLTGGPGTGKTTTTHGIISLFKHSEMKVLLTAPTGRAAKRMSEATGMEAKTVHRLLECKPPEGYEKNEDNPLEGDVLIIDEASMIDIILMYNLLKAIPEHMIIVIVGDIDQLPSIGAGNVLRDIIASGVVPTIKLERIFRQAMGSKIITNAHKINKGENPDLKGGSNSNFFFIEQENNEDIIDTIVNLCTKRLPNYYKVNPIKDIQILTPMQRSETGAANLNTVLQSALNKNTLCLKRGATEYRLYDKVMQIRNNYDKEVFNGDIGVISAIDLEEKILKITFDEREIDYEVLELDEIVLAYATTIHKAQGSEYPIVVMPITFSHYVMLQRNLIYTGITRAKRAVVLVGNRNAIYAAIKNNDVKNRNTMLTERLQG; from the coding sequence ATGGAAAGCTTACGTGGCGTAGTTGAGCGCATAACCTATGCAAATGAAGAAACAGGATATAGTGTTATAAAAGTGAAGGCTAAAGGTTATATGGATCTTATTACTGTTGTGGGAAGTATGGCAACGGTGAATGTTGGTGCAGTTATTACCTTAAAAGGTTTTTGGGCAAGCAATCCTAAATATGGCAGGCAATTTGATGCCAAAGAATGGGAAGAATCACTTCCAGCAAGTATTTATGGTATAGAAAAATATTTGAGCAGTGGACTTATTAAGGGTATTGGCCCTATTTATGCAAAGAAGATTGTTAACCTATTTAAGGAAGAGACCTTAGAGATCATAGAGGAAGCACCAGATAGAATCATAGAGGTATCTGGCATTGGTAAAAAGCGTGTAGAAATGATAAAAAAAGCTTGGAAAGATCAAAAAGAGATTAAAAATGTTATGATCTTTTTGCAGTCTTATGGGATTTCTACTGCTTTTGGAAGTCGTATTTATAAGGTCTATGGTAATAAGAGTATTGAAGTGATTAAAGAAAACCCATATAAACTAGCTGATGATGTTTATGGCATAGGTTTTAAAACAGCTGATGGCTTAGCAGCTAAATTAGGAATTGATATGAATTCTTTTAAAAGATGCAGAGCAGGACTTTTTTTTACACTCAGTCAGCTTTCAGAAGAAGGACACTGCTATGCCACAACGGAACAATTAGTGACTAAGTGTGTGGAAATACTTGAAATTGAAGAAGCAAAGATTGTGATGAGTATTGATTATCTCATAGGGAAGAAAGAACTTATAAAAGAGGAACCTGATAGAGTCTACTTACCGCCATTTTATTATAGTGAAAGTGGGGTTGCAAGACGATTAAAACAAATTATGCAAGGCAATACGCATAAAAAAGTAAAAAACAGCAGTGAGGTTATAGCGTTATTGGAAAAAGAAGATAACATCACTTATGATGCAATACAGCGAGAGGCCATTAGGCAAGCTGAGACTTCTAAAGTTATGGTGCTAACAGGTGGACCAGGTACGGGGAAAACGACAACAACCCATGGCATTATCAGTTTATTTAAACACTCTGAAATGAAGGTTCTTTTAACTGCGCCTACTGGGAGAGCTGCTAAAAGAATGAGTGAAGCTACTGGGATGGAAGCTAAGACAGTTCATCGTTTGTTAGAATGCAAACCGCCTGAAGGCTATGAGAAAAATGAAGATAATCCTCTGGAAGGTGACGTGCTTATTATTGATGAAGCTTCTATGATCGATATTATCCTTATGTATAATCTGCTTAAAGCTATCCCAGAACACATGATTATTGTAATAGTAGGAGATATTGATCAGCTGCCTTCGATAGGTGCTGGCAATGTACTGAGAGATATTATTGCATCAGGTGTAGTGCCTACAATTAAACTAGAACGTATTTTTCGACAGGCTATGGGAAGTAAGATTATCACTAATGCTCATAAGATCAATAAAGGAGAAAATCCTGACCTTAAAGGGGGTTCAAATAGTAACTTCTTCTTTATTGAACAAGAAAATAATGAAGACATTATAGATACAATTGTTAATCTGTGTACAAAACGTTTACCTAACTATTACAAAGTAAATCCAATCAAAGATATTCAAATCCTTACACCGATGCAAAGGTCAGAAACGGGTGCCGCTAATCTTAATACAGTTTTGCAGTCAGCACTTAATAAAAACACACTTTGTTTAAAACGTGGGGCAACTGAGTATAGGCTTTATGATAAAGTCATGCAAATACGTAATAATTATGATAAGGAAGTTTTTAACGGAGATATAGGGGTTATATCTGCTATTGATCTGGAGGAAAAAATATTAAAAATAACTTTTGATGAGCGGGAGATAGACTATGAGGTGTTGGAACTTGATGAGATAGTTCTTGCCTACGCAACGACTATTCACAAAGCACAGGGGAGTGAATATCCTATTGTGGTGATGCCTATTACTTTTAGTCACTATGTTATGTTACAGCGCAACCTTATCTATACAGGAATAACAAGAGCTAAAAGAGCAGTCGTTTTAGTTGGCAATAGAAATGCAATTTATGCAGCCATAAAAAACAACGATGTCAAGAATAGAAATACAATGCTTACTGAAAGATTACAAGGCTGA
- a CDS encoding superoxide dismutase — MFKQIELAYDFNTLEPYIDELTMQTHYAKHHAAYTNNLNAAVEKSPELSGKTIEELLSNVGNITDPGLHMALRNNGGGFYNHNLYFSILSPSGSKEPEGELKNQIIESFGSVENLKDKLSAAAISQFGSGWAWLSTDKAGKLQISSTANQDNPLMKDGLLTPILGIDVWEHAYYLKYKNLRADYIKAFWEVLDWDQVNKRYEVARV; from the coding sequence ATGTTTAAACAAATAGAACTAGCTTATGATTTTAATACACTCGAACCTTATATCGATGAACTGACTATGCAGACACATTATGCTAAGCACCATGCAGCATATACTAACAATCTTAATGCTGCTGTTGAAAAGTCACCTGAATTGTCTGGGAAAACTATTGAGGAGCTTCTCAGCAATGTTGGCAACATTACTGACCCGGGTCTTCATATGGCGCTACGTAATAACGGCGGCGGATTTTATAATCACAACCTGTATTTTAGTATCCTGTCCCCAAGTGGCAGTAAAGAGCCTGAAGGAGAACTCAAAAATCAAATTATTGAAAGCTTTGGGAGTGTTGAAAACTTAAAAGATAAGCTCTCGGCGGCAGCTATCTCTCAATTTGGATCAGGGTGGGCGTGGTTATCCACTGATAAGGCAGGTAAGCTTCAAATCAGTTCAACTGCTAATCAGGACAACCCTTTGATGAAGGATGGTTTACTCACCCCTATTCTCGGCATTGATGTGTGGGAGCATGCTTATTACCTTAAGTACAAAAATCTTAGAGCTGATTATATCAAAGCTTTTTGGGAAGTGCTTGACTGGGATCAAGTTAATAAACGTTATGAAGTGGCCCGAGTATAA
- a CDS encoding YncE family protein, translated as MSTINLINRIKGPLDIANREEYLKLKEQHQKNESMFFKDVRRIVDKARELGHPLAYVCDYIGATVSVIDIIDAAKLTEIKVGNGALSIDISQDSKYAYVTSFFDNTVSVINLIFNQVVNTVRVGINPAGVKVTKDGKFIYVVHYGEPFIYVLSTKNMEVITGIPIPATGFQIDITKDGSLAFVSLHDKGKVAVIDLKINLVIKVIDTGDGAEDVKISPTNAQVFITNELDNSITPVNSNLAEAATHIATGDAPVGIAFSDCGRKLYVANRGDNNVSVIDVFTHSEITKIAVREEPYGAAASKCGELVVISNFANSSVSIIDTKRDKILSTVPTGRGPAFLAILQRN; from the coding sequence ATGAGCACTATTAATTTAATTAATAGGATTAAAGGGCCTCTAGATATAGCAAACAGAGAGGAATATTTAAAGCTTAAAGAGCAGCATCAGAAAAATGAAAGCATGTTTTTTAAAGATGTACGTAGAATTGTTGATAAAGCGAGAGAGCTGGGTCATCCACTGGCTTATGTATGTGATTATATAGGTGCCACTGTCTCGGTTATTGATATTATTGACGCGGCAAAATTAACTGAAATTAAAGTAGGGAATGGTGCTTTATCTATTGACATCAGCCAAGATAGTAAATACGCTTATGTAACGAGTTTTTTTGATAATACGGTTTCAGTAATTAATCTTATTTTTAATCAAGTAGTAAATACAGTGAGGGTTGGAATAAACCCTGCTGGGGTGAAGGTGACAAAGGATGGAAAGTTTATTTATGTAGTTCATTATGGCGAGCCTTTTATATACGTGTTAAGTACAAAAAATATGGAGGTTATAACGGGGATACCTATACCAGCCACAGGATTTCAGATTGATATTACAAAAGACGGCAGCCTTGCCTTTGTATCCTTGCATGATAAGGGAAAGGTTGCTGTAATTGACCTTAAAATAAATTTGGTAATAAAGGTTATTGATACCGGAGACGGCGCAGAAGATGTTAAAATATCGCCAACAAACGCGCAGGTATTTATCACTAATGAACTTGATAACAGTATAACACCCGTAAATAGCAATCTGGCAGAAGCGGCAACTCATATTGCAACAGGTGATGCTCCGGTAGGTATTGCATTCAGTGACTGTGGAAGGAAGTTATATGTTGCAAATCGAGGGGATAATAATGTATCTGTTATAGATGTTTTTACCCATAGTGAAATAACAAAAATAGCTGTGCGTGAAGAACCCTATGGAGCAGCAGCGAGTAAATGCGGTGAATTGGTAGTCATATCCAATTTTGCAAATAGCAGTGTATCAATAATAGATACAAAAAGAGACAAAATTTTATCCACTGTTCCCACTGGCAGAGGCCCAGCATTTTTAGCTATTCTTCAAAGAAATTAG
- a CDS encoding sensor histidine kinase — MRIIKKLKAKLIVYFFVVVILILIIVEGISFWWIKSVIQSQVSEATLHTLKQIDKNFLGLVGDINDMSKYTLANREVRYLLKLNPSQDYEATEALIQMNEQFANLTNSKSYIASINIYGDNGRIFETAGSSINLETHKMNITKNDLPKNGNYIISPTYKRFYQTLGNQYIISFFRRINDINQLSKSLGMIRIDVSEKNMNAIYKDIELGKTGFIFITDKEGRILSHSQKDQLGQNISEKDYYQPILESKGGYYRKNVDGRNMLITYHVSQHFIFIGQVPFDELIGKVNTARNLTIIVTLAGILTAFLTFYVISSKISNPISTLKELMKQVEEGNLNVDTKFFRDDEIGQLYQSFHHMVRRIKALVEEVYDTKLKKKEAELQALQMQINPHFLYNTLDVAYWTSRMEKASKTGEIISALSNVFRLGLNKGNEMTTIRKEIEHLKSYLEIQALRYEVVPDFKIDVSPDILEYKIIKLILQPLVENALIHGIAHLDEYGYVQILGYEKGEDIILEVIDNGIGMTREKIDAIFKGEQDSEMGYGIKNVHERIQLYFGNVYGLVISSEVNVGTKVKISVPKAYSKGEGSSD, encoded by the coding sequence ATGAGAATTATAAAAAAATTAAAAGCAAAGCTTATAGTTTATTTTTTTGTGGTTGTTATCTTAATACTGATTATAGTAGAAGGTATTTCTTTTTGGTGGATTAAAAGTGTCATTCAGTCGCAAGTGAGTGAAGCAACATTACATACTTTAAAGCAAATTGATAAAAATTTCTTAGGTCTGGTGGGCGATATTAATGACATGTCAAAATATACCCTTGCAAATCGTGAAGTTAGATATCTTTTAAAACTTAACCCCTCTCAAGATTATGAAGCAACAGAAGCCCTTATTCAGATGAATGAACAGTTTGCAAATTTAACGAACTCTAAGTCTTATATTGCTTCAATTAATATATATGGTGATAACGGCAGAATTTTTGAAACAGCAGGTTCTTCAATTAACCTTGAGACGCATAAGATGAATATAACAAAAAATGATTTACCAAAGAATGGAAACTATATCATTTCTCCAACTTATAAGCGTTTTTATCAAACCCTAGGCAATCAGTATATTATTTCTTTTTTTAGAAGAATTAATGATATCAATCAGTTGTCAAAGAGTCTGGGAATGATTAGAATTGATGTCAGCGAAAAAAATATGAATGCTATTTATAAAGACATCGAACTCGGCAAAACAGGGTTTATATTTATAACTGATAAAGAAGGACGTATCTTATCTCACTCTCAAAAAGATCAATTAGGACAAAATATTAGTGAGAAGGATTATTACCAACCTATATTAGAAAGTAAAGGGGGGTATTATAGAAAAAATGTGGATGGCCGCAATATGCTGATTACTTATCATGTGTCTCAGCACTTTATTTTTATTGGACAAGTGCCTTTTGATGAATTAATAGGCAAAGTAAATACGGCCCGTAATCTTACGATCATCGTAACTTTAGCAGGAATTTTAACGGCTTTTCTAACATTCTATGTGATATCCTCTAAAATTTCAAATCCAATAAGCACGCTTAAAGAACTAATGAAGCAAGTTGAAGAGGGGAACCTAAATGTAGATACAAAGTTTTTCAGAGATGATGAAATTGGACAGCTCTATCAAAGCTTTCATCATATGGTTAGACGCATAAAAGCCCTTGTTGAAGAAGTATACGATACAAAGCTTAAAAAGAAAGAAGCAGAGCTGCAGGCTTTGCAGATGCAGATCAATCCTCATTTTTTATATAATACATTAGATGTTGCCTATTGGACATCTAGGATGGAAAAAGCGAGTAAGACAGGGGAAATTATTAGTGCACTATCGAATGTTTTTAGACTGGGACTCAATAAAGGTAACGAAATGACAACGATAAGAAAAGAAATAGAACATTTAAAAAGTTATTTAGAAATTCAGGCATTAAGATATGAGGTGGTACCAGACTTTAAAATTGATGTGAGTCCTGATATTTTGGAATACAAAATTATTAAGCTTATTTTACAGCCACTTGTAGAAAATGCACTTATACATGGTATTGCCCATCTTGATGAATATGGATATGTTCAAATTTTAGGTTATGAAAAAGGAGAAGATATTATCTTAGAAGTTATAGATAATGGGATAGGGATGACAAGAGAGAAAATTGATGCCATCTTTAAGGGAGAACAGGATTCAGAAATGGGATATGGCATTAAAAATGTTCATGAAAGAATCCAGTTATATTTTGGAAATGTTTATGGACTCGTTATTAGCAGCGAAGTTAACGTTGGAACAAAAGTTAAGATAAGTGTTCCAAAGGCCTATTCAAAAGGGGAGGGTAGCAGTGATTAA
- a CDS encoding response regulator transcription factor, whose protein sequence is MIKLVIVDDEKMIRDGLALTINWEAYHIEVVGVARDGLQALEICREVRPQIVLTDIRMPKMNGIELLQTLKDDMPQTKVIILSGYDEFSYAQQAVKYGAVDYLIKPIVVEELEKVIMSVKHALEQELFGELLHLRHYQELEHMLEPYFNAVRMGLTSEAVLNLTPVINRLDESNMTLKNYKKLIIHILTNVEKLLYLDGYQLRDAHLELYHNRETMLIQLNLKHELTQWLYHLTKVICEWIQDQKGEGGGHRALIKKAMDYMESHYHEDLTVDNIAEIVALSANYFSHVFKKTKGESFTDYLNKLRIEAAKHYLLEKEYKIYEVAYKVGYKDYKYFSSVFKKSVGISPTKYCELSQ, encoded by the coding sequence GTGATTAAATTAGTAATTGTAGATGATGAGAAAATGATAAGAGATGGCTTGGCATTAACTATCAACTGGGAAGCCTATCATATTGAAGTTGTTGGTGTTGCAAGAGATGGCTTGCAAGCACTTGAAATATGCCGAGAGGTAAGGCCGCAGATTGTACTTACAGATATTAGAATGCCGAAAATGAATGGAATCGAGCTACTACAAACATTAAAAGACGATATGCCCCAAACAAAGGTTATTATATTAAGCGGCTACGATGAATTTTCTTATGCACAACAAGCTGTTAAATATGGCGCCGTAGATTATCTTATTAAACCTATTGTTGTCGAAGAATTAGAGAAAGTTATTATGAGTGTTAAACATGCCCTTGAACAAGAGTTGTTTGGAGAATTGCTGCATCTAAGACATTATCAAGAGCTAGAGCATATGCTAGAGCCCTATTTTAATGCTGTGCGTATGGGATTAACTTCAGAGGCCGTTTTAAATTTAACGCCTGTTATCAATCGCTTAGATGAAAGCAATATGACTTTAAAGAACTATAAAAAACTTATCATACATATACTTACAAACGTAGAAAAGCTCCTGTATTTGGATGGCTATCAGCTGAGGGATGCCCATCTAGAACTATATCATAACAGGGAGACTATGCTTATTCAGCTTAACTTAAAGCATGAATTGACGCAGTGGCTGTACCATCTAACCAAAGTCATATGTGAATGGATCCAAGATCAAAAAGGAGAAGGAGGCGGACACAGGGCCCTTATAAAAAAAGCGATGGACTATATGGAATCCCATTATCATGAGGATTTAACTGTAGATAATATAGCGGAGATTGTTGCGTTAAGCGCCAACTATTTTAGTCACGTTTTCAAAAAAACAAAAGGGGAAAGTTTTACAGATTACCTCAATAAATTGCGTATTGAAGCGGCCAAGCATTATCTACTTGAAAAGGAATATAAGATTTATGAAGTAGCTTATAAGGTAGGCTATAAAGATTATAAATATTTCAGCAGTGTTTTTAAGAAAAGTGTAGGGATATCTCCAACTAAGTATTGTGAGTTATCGCAATAG